From Danio aesculapii chromosome 18, fDanAes4.1, whole genome shotgun sequence, a single genomic window includes:
- the si:ch211-216l23.2 gene encoding nuclear receptor coactivator 5, producing MSSWGKKAGGRRQPKHGGGGSGPKSHKSFRRQPYPVRQERTEDHLQLESFQSLEEAIDYSSVVDYEHSSHKITGLSSASREQYDVSTQHPELYERFYQQLCGESARRPADCVVLSVNNQDVEYPKSLGQCLQELGLTVEMLYLQSESGLTRALQDVRSDGSPFCILVEQTNVTLSSCTVIIFSESLKIHRNMPKEHAMEFVLTEYGRQSSPQRALNPTEAATRAAELTEDYLERGKLERHTVPFTTRHLLFLLAEGLHLYPEELSTLAVFLQNRQDHLQASSTAVDREAAPLINSLPAGLGKPPPLLPAGTGPAPREQINTPSSSGDVSSGHQIGLTGSFPKTKPPPLLSMQNLKPPSHRSSAPHSLLPSLAQSSRGAAAPHGLDKPQPLLGPGSTFVHAPSSARPGGLLDTPLLTFQSSRGLLPHPGAHLLRGSLVTRVPPLQNGPHGPRAAPPQLRSLHMGAQTGPRPLRRLLP from the exons ATGTCGTCGTGGGGAAAAAAAGCCGGAGGCAGACGACAACCAAAACACGGTGGAGGAGGAAG TGGCCCAAAATCTCACAAATCATTTCGGAGACAACCATATCCTGTGAGGCAGGAGAGAACTGAGGATCATCTGCAACTTGAGAG TTTTCAGAGCTTAGAAGAAGCCATTGACTACTCTAGCGTAGTAGACTATGAACATTCATCACATAAGATAacag GTTTATCAAGTGCTTCACGGGAACAATATGATGTATCAACTCAGCATCCTGAATTATATGAGCGGTTTTACCAGCAGCTGTGTGGAGAAAGTGCTCGACGCCCTGCAGATTGTGTGGTCCTGTCAGTGAATAACCAGGATGT GGAATACCCCAAATCGTTAGGCCAGTGTTTGCAGGAACTTGGCCTCACTGTGGAAATGCTTTACCTGCAGTCGGAATCAGGCCTGACGCGGGCCCTCCAAGATGTCCGCTCCGACGGTTCCCCCTTTTGTATTCTCGTCGAGCAGACTAATGTAACACTCTCCTCGTGCACAGTAATCATATTTTCAGAGTCCCTCAAAA TTCATCGAAACATGCCCAAAGAACATGCCATGGAGTTTGTGTTGACGGAGTATGGGCGCCAGAGCAGCCCTCAGCGGGCGCTGAACCCCACGGAGGCTGCGACGCGGGCGGCTGAGCTGACGGAGGACTACCTGGAGCGCGGCAAGCTGGAGCGCCACACCGTTCCCTTCACCACCCGCCACCTGCTCTTCCTCCTGGCCGAAGGGTTGCACCTGTACCCGGAGGAGCTCAGCACACTGGCTGTGTTTCTCCAGAACCGCCAGGACCATCTGCAAG CGTCTTCGACTGCAGTTGACAGGGAAGCTGCTCCTCTGATAAACAGCCTGCCCGCAGGATTAGGAAAACCTCCACCTCTTCTGCCTGCTGGTACTGGACCAGCACCAAGAGAGCAGATAAACACACCCTCAAGCTCTGGAGATGTTTCCTCTGGCCATCAAATTGGACTCACAG GCTCGTTTCCCAAGACGAAACCCCCTCCATTGCTATCAATGCAAAACCTGAAGCCCCCTTCACACAGATCATCTGCCCCCCATAGTCTTTTACCCTCTCTGGCCCAGTCATCTCGAGGGGCAGCTGCTCCCCATGGTCTGGACAAGCCTCAGCCTCTCCTTGGTCCTGGATCCACTTTTGTACATGCGCCGTCCTCAGCTCGTCCAGGCGGTCTGCTCGACACTCCGTTGCTCACTTTCCAGTCCTCTAGAGGACTCCTGCCACATCCAGGGGCTCATTTATTGCGAGGCTCTCTAGTGACTCGTGTACCCCCACTGCAAAACGGACCCCATGGCCCTCGAGCAGCTCCACCACAACTCCGGAGCCTCCATATGGGAGCCCAAACAG GTCCACGGCCCCTACGACGCCTGCTTCCTTGA